The following proteins come from a genomic window of Salvia hispanica cultivar TCC Black 2014 chromosome 4, UniMelb_Shisp_WGS_1.0, whole genome shotgun sequence:
- the LOC125223208 gene encoding probable transcription factor PosF21 — translation MMDKEKSHHGNILPPSGRYSVFPPPGSSYNAKPEQTGLSSLPPLGPGSSSEQGHFGHGVPSDSRQFSHDISRMPDNPPKHMGHRRAHSEILTLPDDISFDSDLGVVGGLDGPSFSDDTEDDLFSMYLDMDKFNSTSATSSFEAGESSNAMAAQQGLSSGPFGAANQSLSEKPRIRHQHSQSMDGSTTIKSEMFMSGSEDPASADAKKAMSAAKLAELALVDPKRAKRIWANRQSAARSKERKMRYIAELERKVQTLQTEATSLSAQLTLLQRDTNGLTAENSELKLRLQTMEQQVHLQDALNDALKEEIQHLKVLTGQPMSNGGTMMSFPASYGANQQYFSNNHSMNTMLTAQQLQQLQLHSQKQQQHQFQQRQLHQFQQEQQLSQSADMKLRNSTQSPLEKERAPNSSSKD, via the exons ATGATGGATAAGGAGAAGTCTCACCATGGGAACATACTTCCGCCCTCGGGGAGGTACTCTGTTTTCCCACCGCCTGGGAGTAGTTACAATGCCAAGCCGGAGCAGACTGGTTTGTCGAGTTTGCCTCCGCTAGGGCCGGGCAGTTCATCGGAGCAGGGTCATTTTGGTCATGGCGTGCCTTCGGATTCCAGGCAATTTAGTCATGATATAAGCCGCATGCCCGACAATCCACCAAAGCATATGGGTCATCGACGTGCTCACTCCGAGATTCTTACCCTTCCGGATGATATTAGCTTTGACAGTGATTTGGGCGTTGTTGGTGGATTGGATGGGCCCTCGTTTTCCGATGATACTGAGGATGACTTGTTTTCTATGTATCTTGACATGGATAAGTTCAATTCTACGTCAGCAACTTCATCGTTCGAAGCTGGTGAATCGTCTAATGCAATGGCAGCGCAGCAAGGTCTTTCGTCTGGTCCTTTTGGAGCAGCTAATCAATCTTTAAGTGAGAAACCAAGGATTAGGCATCAGCATAGCCAGTCGATGGATGGTTCGACTACTATTAAATCTGAGATGTTCATGTCTGGTTCAGAAGATCCAGCTTCTGCAGATGCCAAGAAGGCCATGTCTGCTGCTAAGCTCGCTGAGCTTGCTCTTGTTGATCCAAAGCGTGCTAAGAG GATTTGGGCAAATAGGCAGTCAGCAGCAAGATCAAAGGAACGGAAGATGAGGTATATCGCTGAACTTGAAAGGAAAGTGCAGACTCTGCAAACAGAAGCGACTTCGTTGTCTGCACAGTTAACTCTACTGCAG AGAGATACAAATGGTCTTACAGCTGAAAATAGTGAACTCAAATTACGCTTGCAGACGATGGAACAACAAGTGCATTTACAAGATG CTTTGAATGATGCGTTGAAAGAAGAAATTCAACATCTCAAGGTTTTGACTGGTCAGCCAATGTCTAATGGTGGAACTATGATGAGCTTTCCTGCGTCCTATGGAGCTAATCAGCAATATTTCTCCAACAACCACTCAATGAACACAATGTTAACGGCTCAACAACTTCAGCAGCTCCAGCTGCATTCTCAGAAGCAGCAACAGCACCAATTTCAGCAGCGTCAGCTCCACCAGTTTCAGCAGGAGCAGCAGCTATCGCAGAGTGCGGACATGAAGCTTAGAAATTCTACGCAATCTCCACTGGAAAAGGAACGTGCCCCCAACTCATCATCGAAGGATTAG
- the LOC125219962 gene encoding 3beta-hydroxysteroid-dehydrogenase/decarboxylase-like has translation MPKESGKHSKTCVVLGGRGFIGRALVDRLLKLGNWNVRVADSHKSPELKPSEPLLTDAIASGRAAYFQVDVRDKSQIVEALRGVSVVFFTDSMDLFPQDFYLCYKVIVQGVKNVVKACRECGIKRLIYNSSADVVFDEVHDICGGDESLPYSGQFWDMVADLRTQAEALILSANGIDDLLTCAIRPCNVFGPGDPQLIPLLVNMVKSNWDKFIIGSGNNLSDFTYIDNVAHAHICAEESLGAQMDTVSGKAFFITNLEPVNIREFAFNFLERLGYPRPFINIPTHISEHIFSFIKLLHRKSDSKRLDPSISIYKLASCTRTFSCLAAQEHIKYSPVVSQKEAMRLTVDSFSNLAVEPAFMRYGCSDEPSKIEKQLGGVQVADILLWRDEKKTFICFALLGFMYHWFFLSGYTFISSLSLLLLLTIVLLCGHHVLSSSVYGSTIPRLPSSCFEISEVDVRSLFFAMKCMWDKVEFLIKSLAQGEDWFIFFKVACFMYVFKWIVSQYLVQAIGIALVFVFSLCFVYEQYEEKIDEIAVIVYTIASKLTILLASKLPKPNSSYNPLTRRDLNVGC, from the exons ATGCCGAAAGAAAGCGGCAAACACTCGAAAACCTGCGTCGTATTGGGCGGCCGGGGATTTATCGGCCGCGCATTGGTGGATCGTCTCCTCAAACTCGGTAATTGGAACGTCCGAGTCGCCGATTCTCACAAGTCTCCGGAGCTCAAGCCGTCGGAGCCGCTCCTGACCGATGCGATCGCATCCGGCCGCGCCGCTTATTTCCAGGTTGATGTGCGCGATAAATCTCAAATCGTGGAAG CTTTGAGAGGGGTATCAGTTGTATTTTTTACTGACTCTATGGATTTATTTCCCCAAGATTTTTATCTTTGCTACAAAGTAATCGTTCAAG GTGTAAAGAATGTAGTGAAGGCTTGTCGAGAATGCGGAATTAAACGGCTAATATACAATAGTTCTGCTGATGTAGTTTTTGATGAGGTCCATGACATATGTGGCGGAGATGAATCCTTGCCATATTCTGGGCAA TTCTGGGATATGGTTGCTGACCTTAGGACTCAAGCTGAGGCGCTGATATTGTCTGCAAATGGCATTGACGACCTCTTAACTTGTGCAATTCGTCCTTGTAATGTATTTGGACCTGGAGATCCACAACTCATTCCCTTGCTGGTGAATATGGTAAAATCCAATTGGGATAAG TTTATTATAGGAAGTGGAAACAATCTGTCGGACTTCACGTATATTGATAATGTTGCTCATGCCCACATCTGTGCTGAAGAATCTCTGGGTGCTCAGATGGATACCGTGTCTGGCAAG GCCTTCTTTATAACGAATCTGGAGCCAGTGAATATTCGAGAATTTGCATTTAATTTCCTAGAGCGCTTAGGCTACCCGAG GCCTTTCATTAATATCCCGACTCACATATCTGagcatatattttcttttataaaattgctTCATCGGAAGTCAGATTCCAAAAGGCTTGATCCATCCATCTCTATTTACAAGTTAGCTTCATGCACAAGGACATTTAGTTGTCTTGCTGCTCAGGAACATATTAAGTACTCACCAGTTGTTTCCCAGAAG GAAGCGATGAGACTAACTGTTGATTCATTTTCCAATTTGGCCGTAGAGCCAGCTTTTATGAGATACGGATGCAGCGATGAACcatccaaaatagaaaagcaGTTAGGCGGTGTACAAG TTGCAGATATTTTGCTGTGGCGTGATGAGAAGAAGACCTTTATATGTTTTGCATTGCTTGGTTTTATGTATCACTGGTTTTTCCTGTCTGGGTATacttttatttcatctctttCCCTACTGCTGCTGCTAACCATCGTGTTGCTTTGTGGGCACCATGTTCTATCATCATCTGT ATATGGATCCACAATTCCTAGATTACCATCATCATGTTTTGAGATCTCAGAAGTTGATGTGAGAAGCCTTTTCTTCGCGATGAAATGCATGTGGGATAAGGTGGAATTCCTAATCAAGTCATTGGCTCAAGGAGAAGATTGGTTTATCTTTTTTAAG GTTGCGTGTTTCATGTATGTTTTCAAGTGGATTGTTTCCCAGTACTTGGTCCAGGCCATTGGTATTG CTTTGGTCTTTGTGTTCAGTTTGTGTTTCGTGTACGAACAATACGAGGAAAAAATAGACGAGATAGCAGTAATTGTATACACGATTGCCAGTAAGTTAACTATCTTGCTGGCT